The window AGTCGCCCCCGGCAACGGTTATCTGCGCTGGACCATGAGCTATTCGCACCCGCGTCTGGCCAACGGCCGCACGATCCGCGTCGACGGCTGTTCGCACCTGTTGTGGCGAGACAAGGTTTATCAACACCGCGATTATTTCGACGCCGGTGCTTTGTTGTACGAGCACTTGCCGGTCATGGGCAGGCTGATTGCCTGGCTGAAAAGGAGACTGGGATGAACAGCACAGACGTCAAACGGATCTGGTTGACCGGAGCCAGCAGCGGGATCGGGCTGGCGCTGGCCGAAGAACTGCTCAAGGCCGGTCACAAACTCGCTCTAACCGCCCGCAGCCTGCCGCCGCTCGAAGCGCTGGATCAGCGCTTTCCGGGGCAAGTATTGCTGGCGCCGGGCGATGTTACCGACAACGCCCAGGTCACCGGCATTGGCGAACGCATCAATCTGGTCTGGGGTGCGCTCGATTGCGCGATCCTCAACGCGGGCACTTGTGAATACGTGGACAGCAAACACTTTGACGCGGCGCTGATAGAGCGCGTGGTGCGCACCAACCTACTGGCCAGCTCGTACTGCATTCAGGAAGCCCTGCTGTTGCTGCGCAATGGGCATCAACCTCATCTGGTCGGGGTGTGCAGCGCGGTCACTTATCTGCCGCTGACCCGCAGCGAAGCCTACGGCGCGTCCAAAGCCGGGCTGCGCTATCTGTTGCAGTCACTGCGCATCGACCTCGCCCACGAGAACATCGACGTCACCATCGTCAGCCCGGGCTTTGTCGACACCCCGCTGACGGCCAAAAACGATTTCCCCATGCCCATGCGCTGGCCGGTCGCCAAGGCCGCCAGTTTTATTGCCGAGCGTTTGCAGCGTAAACGTCGGCCGATGGAGATCGCCTTCCCCGGCCCGTTCATCCTGACTTTGCGTCTGTTGGCGCTGCTGCCGACCCGCCTGCAACTGGCGCTGGGCAAACGCATGGCCCGCTCGCAGAACAAGGACGCTCAATGAAAATCGCCATTGTCGGCAGCGGGATTGCCGGGTTGACCAGCGCCTATCTGCTCAATCGCAAGCATGACATCAGCGTCTTCGAAGCCGCCGACTGGATCGGCGGGCACACCCATACCGTCGACGTTCAAGTGGCCGGGCGAGATTACGCCATCGATACCGGGTTCATTGTGTTCAATGACTGGACCTACCCGAACTTCATCAAGCTGCTGGGCCAGATTGGCGTAGGGTTCAAGCCCACCGAAATGAGCTTCTCGGTGTGCGACCCCAAGACCCGAACCGAATACAACGGCAACAACCTCAACAGCCTGTTCGCCCAGCGCAGCAACCTGCTATCGCCGACGTTCTGGGGCATGCTGCGCGACATTCTTCGCTTCAACCGCGAGGCCCTGGCTGACCTCGAACACCAGCGCATCGACCCACACACCACCCTGGGCGATTACCTGCAAAGCCACGGTTATGGGCAGCGGTTCATCGAGCATTACATCGTGCCGATGGGCGCGGCGATCTGGTCGATGTCGCTGGCCGACATGCTGGCCTTCCCGCTGCAGTTCTTTGTGCGTTTCTTCAAGAACCACGGCTTGCTATCGGTCAGTAACCGGCCGCAGTGGTGCGTGATCAAGGGCGGTTCCAGTCGCTACATCGAACCGTTGACTACATCATTCCGCGAACGCATCCGTCTGGCGTGCCCGGTGCACAGGGTCGAGCGCGATGAACACGGCGTGACGGTGCACAGCGCGGCGGGCAGTGAACGCTTCGACAAAGTCATCTTCGCCTGCCACAGCGATCAGGCCCTGAAGTTGCTGGCCGAGCCAAGCGCCGCCGAGCAGGACATTCTGGGCGCCCTGCCCTACGCCGAAAACGATGTAGTGCTGCACACCGACGCCCGCCTGCTGCCCAAGCGCAAGCTGGCGTGGGCGAGCTGGAACTACCGCCTCGGCGGCGGCACACAGCAAATGGCCGCCGTGACTTACGACATGAACATCCTGCAGGGCATCGACAGCGACACGACGTTTTGCGTCAGCCTCAACCAGACTGACGCCATCGATCCGAACAAGATTCTGGCCCGTTACCGTTACGCCCATCCGCAATACAGCCTGGCGGGCGTGGCGGCACAAGCGCGCTGGGAAGAGCTCAACGGCGCTCATCACACCTGGTTCTGTGGCGCTTACTGGGCCAACGGTTTCCATGAAGATGGCGTGGTCAGCGGGCTGCGGGTGGCCCACGCCTTCGGGGAGAGCCTTTGACCTTGAACAGCGCCCTGTACAGCGGCTGGATTGCCCATCGCCGCTTCGCGCCCCGCGCCCATGACTTCCGCTACCGGATCGGTCTGTTGTACCTGGATCTGGATGAGCAGGACGCAGTGCTGGGGCTGTCGCCGCTGGCGGGCAAGGGACGCTGGGCGCCGTTTGCCTTTCGCGAGACCGACTACCTGCGTGAGTCCACGCGCCAGGGCGTGCCCTTGATCGAGGCCGTGCGTGCACGCATCAGCGAGGCGCTCGGGCGCAGACCGCTGGGCAAAGTCTGCCTGCTGACTCAGGCGCGCAGTTGGGGCTTGGCGTTCAACCCGGTAAGTTTTTTCTACTGTTACGACGCCGATGGCTCACTGGCGGCGATTCTCTGCGAAGTCACCAACACCCCGTGGCGCGAGCGCTACCACTACGTACTGCCCGCCGACGGCGAAGGTCATCAGCACTTTGCAGTGGCCAAGGCATTCCACGTTTCGCCGTTCCTGCCCCGTGACCTGGAATACCGCATGAGCTTCAGCCCACCGGATGCTCGCCTGGGCGTGCACATGGCGGACTGGCAAGGCGACTTCAAGATTTTCGACGCGACGTTGAACCTGCAACGCCAGGAACTGAATCGCCACAACCTGCACCGCTATTTAATGACCTTTCCCTGGATGACCGCCAAGACCTGTCTGGCGATCTACTGGCAAGCCCTGCGCCTGCTGCTCAAGCGCACCCCTATCTCCCCCCATCAGGCTGCCGACGGCGAATACCGCGCTGCTGCCACGCAACCTAAGGATCTGCGCCATGAAAAGCAGTAGCAGCAGTTTTTCTGCCAATCTGGGCACCAATAGCCTGACCGCCAGCATTCTGCGTCGGGGTGTTCTGCGCCAGCTTAAACAGCTGCGCAAAGGCCAATTGGTGATCAGCGAAGGCGCCGAGCGGCATGTGTTTGGCACCGCCGGTGCGTTGCTGCAGGGTGAAATCCAGATTGTGGATTCGGCGACCTGGGGCATGGTCGCCAGCAATGGCTCGATCGGCGCAGGTGAAGCCTTCATTCATGGCTACTGGACTTCACCTGACCTGACTGCGGTGATCCGGGTGTTTGTCAGCAACCTCGACGTGCTCGACGGCATGGAAGGCGGCATGGCCAGGCTCGGGCGCCCGCTGATTCAGGGGCTGCACTGGCTCAATCGCAACACCCGGCAAGGCTCACAGAAAAACATCGCCGCCCATTACGACCTGGGCAATGATCTTTTCGAGCAGTTCCTCGACCCGACCATGATGTACTCCGCGGCACAGTTTCTGAGCCCCGACGACACGCTGGAGCAGGCGCAGCTGAACAAGCTGGAGCGCATCTGCCAGAAGCTGGCGCTCAAGCCTGAAGATCACCTGCTGGAAATCGGTACCGGCTGGGGCAGCATGGCGATCTATGCCGCGCAGCACTATGGCTGCAAAGTGACCACCACCACGCTATCCAAAGAACAATTCGCCTACACCGAGCAGCGTATTGCTCAGCTGGGCTTGCAGGATCAGGTCACGCTGCTGCTCAAGGATTACCGTGATCTGACCGGTCAGTTCGACAAGCTGGTGTCTATCGAAATGATCGAAGCGGTGGGCCATCGGTTCTTGCCGACCTACTTCAAGCAATGCGCCCACCTGCTCAAGGACGATGGCCTGATGCTGCTCCAGGCCATCACCATTCGCGATCAACGTTACGAACAGGCCAAGCGCAGCGTCGACTTTATCCAGCGCCACATCTTCCCCGGCGGCGCCCTGCCGTCGCTGCAGAAAATGCTCGAAATCGTCACCCGCGATACCGACATGAACCTGTTGCACATGGAAGACTTCGGCCCGCACTACGCGCGCACCCTGCGCATCTGGCACGACAACTTCCGCCATGCCCACGGTGCGCTCACCGAACTGGGTTATGACGACTACTTCCTGCGACTGTGGGAGTTTTACCTGTGTTACTGCGAGGGCGGGTTTCTGGAGCGCACCATTGGCACCGCGCAATTGCTGCTGGCCAAGCCTTTGGCGCAGCCACTGCCGCTGCTGGGCCGCCTGAATGCTTAAACAAATCGCCAATGCCGTGCTGTTCCAGGTGGGCTGGTTTGCCTGCGTGATGGGCGGCAACAGTCCCTGGCTACTGCTGGCCATCGGCGTTCTGGTGGTGCACCTGCTGTGGATAAGTTCATGGGCAGCGGAAGGCAAATTACTGCTGTGGATAACCAGCGTGGGCATCCTTCTCGACAGCGCGCTGATGCATCTCGGTGTCTTTGCGTTCGGTAACGACAGTTTACTGATCCCGCTGTGGCTGATCGTGCTCTGGCCGGTGCTGGCGACAACCCTCAACCATTGCCTGGCCTGGACAGCGAAGCCCTGGTCGCGGGCCAGTTTGCTGGGCGCGGTGGGTGGGCCGATGTCGTATTACGCAGGCTCGAAGTTGGCAGGCGTGCAATTGCCCATGGGCATGTGGCCCAGCCTGCTATTGCTGGCAGCGATCTGGACGGGGGTGTTTCCCTTGTTGCAATGGCTGGCGGGCCGATCAATCGCTGGTCAGGCAATCCACACCCGGGACACGCACTGACATACACTGCGCGCCTATGACGCCGACCCTGATCCCGCTCAATACCCTCCCCACAGAAACAGCCATCACGTGCTCAACCTGTGCGGCCTGCTGCTGCCAACTGGAAGTGATGCTGATCACCGACACCGGCGTGCCCGAACGCTTCATTGATCACGACGACTGGGGTGGTGAAGTCATGCTGCGCCTGGACGACGGCTGGTGCGCGGCGCTGGATCGCAACACCATGATGTGCACCATCTACGAAAAGCGGCCACTCATCTGCCGCGAATTCGAGACCGGCTCAGAAGAGTGCATGAATGAGCGGATGGGAATTGAGACTGCGTATCTCTGACGCATGAAATCTGTAGGAGCTGCCGAAGGCTGCAAATAGCCTACGGATCGGTGCAACTCCTGCAAAAATGCTGCACCTGTGGGAGCGAATTCATTCGCGAGGCATGTGTACAGCCGACCTCGACGGTCACCCCCCTTTCGCGAATGAATTCGCTCCCACAGGAATCGCTGCGGACGTGTTCTTACAACGGCATGGTGTAGTGCAGCGCGTAACTCTCTATACCATCATTCGGCTGCTTGATACCCGCGTTTGAATAGTGGGTAGCACGGATGCCGATTTCGTGGCCGCCGTTGAAGCGCAGGCCGAAGCCAATGCGGTCTTCAAAGTTGAACGCCGAGCCAAAGTCTTTTTCTTCGTACTTGGTGTTGGAGAACACTGCGACGCCTACGCCCAGCTCAACGTACGGCTTGACGGTGGCTCCGGAGAATTCGTAAACCAATACCGGCGAGAACGAAAGGCTGTTGTTGCTCGAGCCTTTGTCGCCATCCCAATAGGTGTAAGCGCCATCCCAATAGCCGGTCAGGCGGCCAACGTCGCTTTGCAGCCAGCTTTGGTCCCAATCAAACTTCATACCCAGGCGATAAGTCTGGGTGGTCTGCCCGGTCTGCCCGACCGAAAACTCGACACCCGCCGCTTGAGAAAGAGAGGTTTGCCCCAGTAAAGCGGCCGCAATCGCAGCCAAACAAAACAGACGCTTCATCAGAAACTTCCTATTTACGCATGCAGTTATTAGGTTTTTTACCGCTATCCGATGCTATAGAAATCTGGCGACGCGCCTTAGTTCATAGCAAAAGAGTGCATTTCACGATTTTTTTACAAACCGAAGCTTCGCACACTGTCAGATTTTTTCCATAGTGCAGGTAGGATGTTTCCGAAAAAAGTGGGATCAGCGCTGGTCCAGAACATCGTTTCACGTGCCGGCCCCTCAGCGAGCAGCTCTTGCTGGCCGAGCAAACGCTGCAGTTGCCGCGCGACGGCGTGACCGGTGTCGATCAAGCTGATCGACTCAGGGATCATTTCCCGCAGCAGGGGTTTGAGGAAGGGATAGTGAGTGCAACCCAGGATGATCGTGTCGCAACCCGCGTCAAGCAGGGGCTCGACATAGCTGTGCAGCAAGGCGCGAATCGTCGGGCTGAACAGGTCGCCGGTTTCGATCAACTCCACCAACCCAGGGCAGGGTTGGGTCACGACACGCACGTTACCGGCAAAACGATCAAGCAACGCAGCAAACTTGGCGCTCTGCAGGGTCCCGGTGGTCGCCAGTACGCCGACCACACCACTGCGAGTCGCGGCCGCAGCGGGTTTGACCGCTGGCTCCATGCCGACAATCGGCCAGCCGGGATACTGCTCACGCAATTGGGCGCCCGCTGCCGCTGTTGCGGTATTGCAGGCCAGCACCAGCGCTTTGGCGCCCTGCTCGCGAAAGAATCCGGCGATGGTCATGCAGCGTTGGCGAATGAATTCCGGCGACTTTTCACCGTAGGGAATATGCCCGGCATCGGCCACGTACAGAAGCGATTCTGCGGGTAACAGGGCGCGTATTTCGCCCAACACCGACAAACCGCCCACGCCGGAGTCAAACACGCCGACCGGCGCATCACTGGCTTTGTTCATGCTCACCGCACACGCTGCAACCCGGATCACGCTTGACCTTGAGCTCGCGAAAACGCGTGGTCAAGGCGTCGATCAACAACAAACGCCCCACCAGCGGCTCGCCAAAACCGGCCAGCAGTTTCAGGGCTTCCAGGGCTTGCAGGCTACCGACCAGCCCCACCAGCGGGCCGAGCACACCAGCTTCGCTGCAGGTCAATTCAGCTTCGCTGCCGTGGCCGTATAAGCAGTGGTAACAAGGACTGTCGGCACGGCGAGGGTCGAATACCGACAATTGCCCTTCAAGGCGAATGGCGGCGCCGCTGACCAAAGGGACGCGTGCGGCAACGCAGGCGGCATTGACCGCACCGCGCGTGGCGAAATTGTCGGAGCAGTCCAGCACCAGATCGACAGCCTGCACCGCCGCCGATAAAGAATCGGCATCCAGTGCAGAGGGATGAGCGACCAGCGCGATCTCGGGATTGATCGCCGCCAGCCGGGCCATGGCCGAGTCAACCTTGGTCTGCCCGACACTGTGGCTGTCGTGGAGGATTTGCCGCTGCAGGTTAGTCAGATCGACGGTGTCGAAGTCCGCCAGATGCAGCTCACCCACCCCGGCAGCGGCCAGATACAGCGCCACGGGCGAACCCAGGCCACCGAGGCCGACGATCAAAACCCTGCTCTGCTTGAGCTTGAACTGGCCGTCGATGTCGACATGCTGCAACAGAATCTGTCGGCTGTAACGCAACAGTTCCTGATCACTCAGCACGGCAGACGCCCGAAGGTGATGCGCTCATGGTCGCCCAGGTCGCGGCGGGTCTGGATTTTCTCAAAACCATGGCTGCTGAGCAGATCCCGCACTGCGGCGCCTTGGTCGTAGCCATGCTCCAGCAGCAACCAGCCTTCAGGATTCAGGTGCGCGGGGGCTTGATCGATGATCAGACGCAAATCGTCCAGACCATCCGCACCGGCCACCAGCGCACTGTTGGGCTCGAAGCGCACGTCGCCAGTGACCAGATGCGGGTCCTCGTCGGCGATGTACGGCGGGTTGCTGATGATCAAATCGAAGCGCTTGCCTTCAAGCGAGCCGAACCAATGGCTGCTGAGCACCTTGGCATTATCGAGCTGCAGGCGCTGGCGGTTGCGTTCGGCCAGGGCGACGGCTTCGAGCACCCGGTCTACGGCTGTTACTTGCCAGGCCGGTCGCTCGCTGGCCAGGGCCAACGCGATGGCGCCTGTGCCGGTACCCAGGTCGAGCACCTGGCTCTGCGCGAATGCAGGCACCAGCTCCAGAGCGGCTTCGACGAGCATTTCGGTTTCAGGACGCGGGATCAACGTGTGCGGCGCCACTTCCAGGTCCAGCTTCCAGAAACCCTGCTGGCCGAGAATGTAGGCAACGGGCTCACCGGTCTGGCGACGTTGCAGGTAGGACGCGAATTTCAGCGCGGCTTCGCTGCTGACGATCCGCTCCGGCCAGGTGTGCAGGAAACTGCGTGGCTTACCCAGCGCGGCTGCCAGCAGCAGCTCCACGTCCAGGCGTGCGGTCGGAGAATCGGGCAGTTCGGCGCTTCTTAACAAGCTGGCGATGATTGTCATTTACTCACCCAGTGCCGCTAGTTGGTCTGCCTGATATTCGGCAAGTAGCGGCTCTATCACTGCATCGACTCCACCGGCCAAAACTTCATCCAGCGAATACAAGGTCAGATTGACGCGGTGATCCGTTACTCGCCCCTGAGGGAAGTTGTAGGTACGAATACGCTCGGAACGATCCCCCGAACCGACCAGCAGTTTACGCTCACTGGCAATGGCATTGGCAGCGGCGCTGGTTTGCTGGTCATTGAGTTTGGCAGATAGCCAGGACATCGCGCGGGCACGGTTCTTGTGCTGCGAACGTTCTTCCTGACACTCCACGACAATACCCGACGGAAGGTGGGTGATGCGGATCGCCGAGTCGGTCTTGTTGACGTGCTGACCACCGGCACCGGACGACTTGTAGGTATCGATGCGCAAGTCCGACGGATTGATCTCGATAGCTTGCTGTTCATCCGGCTCGGGCAGCACGGCAACGGTGCAAGCCGAGGTGTGGATACGGCCCTGGGATTCGGTTTCCGGAACCCGTTGTACGCGATGCGCGCCCGACTCGAACTTGAGCTTGCCGTAGACATTCTCGCCTTCAACCCGGGCGATCACTTCTTTATAGCCGCCATGCTCGCCTTCGTTCTCGGACAGAATCTCCACCCGCCAGCCGCGACGCTCGGCGTAACGCGAATACATGCGGAACAAATCG of the Paucimonas lemoignei genome contains:
- a CDS encoding putative transcriptional regulator is translated as MSDYLRCFAREFAALDKHTLDRLNTLYADDVLFTDPLHQIRGINDMQRYFGELYANVSHLHFDFYAFDEVAPGNGYLRWTMSYSHPRLANGRTIRVDGCSHLLWRDKVYQHRDYFDAGALLYEHLPVMGRLIAWLKRRLG
- a CDS encoding Short-chain dehydrogenase/reductase SDR; the protein is MNSTDVKRIWLTGASSGIGLALAEELLKAGHKLALTARSLPPLEALDQRFPGQVLLAPGDVTDNAQVTGIGERINLVWGALDCAILNAGTCEYVDSKHFDAALIERVVRTNLLASSYCIQEALLLLRNGHQPHLVGVCSAVTYLPLTRSEAYGASKAGLRYLLQSLRIDLAHENIDVTIVSPGFVDTPLTAKNDFPMPMRWPVAKAASFIAERLQRKRRPMEIAFPGPFILTLRLLALLPTRLQLALGKRMARSQNKDAQ
- a CDS encoding amine oxidase, flavin-containing, giving the protein MKIAIVGSGIAGLTSAYLLNRKHDISVFEAADWIGGHTHTVDVQVAGRDYAIDTGFIVFNDWTYPNFIKLLGQIGVGFKPTEMSFSVCDPKTRTEYNGNNLNSLFAQRSNLLSPTFWGMLRDILRFNREALADLEHQRIDPHTTLGDYLQSHGYGQRFIEHYIVPMGAAIWSMSLADMLAFPLQFFVRFFKNHGLLSVSNRPQWCVIKGGSSRYIEPLTTSFRERIRLACPVHRVERDEHGVTVHSAAGSERFDKVIFACHSDQALKLLAEPSAAEQDILGALPYAENDVVLHTDARLLPKRKLAWASWNYRLGGGTQQMAAVTYDMNILQGIDSDTTFCVSLNQTDAIDPNKILARYRYAHPQYSLAGVAAQARWEELNGAHHTWFCGAYWANGFHEDGVVSGLRVAHAFGESL
- a CDS encoding Protein of uncharacterised function (DUF1365) — its product is MTLNSALYSGWIAHRRFAPRAHDFRYRIGLLYLDLDEQDAVLGLSPLAGKGRWAPFAFRETDYLRESTRQGVPLIEAVRARISEALGRRPLGKVCLLTQARSWGLAFNPVSFFYCYDADGSLAAILCEVTNTPWRERYHYVLPADGEGHQHFAVAKAFHVSPFLPRDLEYRMSFSPPDARLGVHMADWQGDFKIFDATLNLQRQELNRHNLHRYLMTFPWMTAKTCLAIYWQALRLLLKRTPISPHQAADGEYRAAATQPKDLRHEKQ
- the cfa_1 gene encoding cyclopropane-fatty-acyl-phospholipid synthase gives rise to the protein MKSSSSSFSANLGTNSLTASILRRGVLRQLKQLRKGQLVISEGAERHVFGTAGALLQGEIQIVDSATWGMVASNGSIGAGEAFIHGYWTSPDLTAVIRVFVSNLDVLDGMEGGMARLGRPLIQGLHWLNRNTRQGSQKNIAAHYDLGNDLFEQFLDPTMMYSAAQFLSPDDTLEQAQLNKLERICQKLALKPEDHLLEIGTGWGSMAIYAAQHYGCKVTTTTLSKEQFAYTEQRIAQLGLQDQVTLLLKDYRDLTGQFDKLVSIEMIEAVGHRFLPTYFKQCAHLLKDDGLMLLQAITIRDQRYEQAKRSVDFIQRHIFPGGALPSLQKMLEIVTRDTDMNLLHMEDFGPHYARTLRIWHDNFRHAHGALTELGYDDYFLRLWEFYLCYCEGGFLERTIGTAQLLLAKPLAQPLPLLGRLNA
- a CDS encoding membrane protein; amino-acid sequence: MLKQIANAVLFQVGWFACVMGGNSPWLLLAIGVLVVHLLWISSWAAEGKLLLWITSVGILLDSALMHLGVFAFGNDSLLIPLWLIVLWPVLATTLNHCLAWTAKPWSRASLLGAVGGPMSYYAGSKLAGVQLPMGMWPSLLLLAAIWTGVFPLLQWLAGRSIAGQAIHTRDTH
- a CDS encoding fe-s-cluster oxidoreductase — its product is MTPTLIPLNTLPTETAITCSTCAACCCQLEVMLITDTGVPERFIDHDDWGGEVMLRLDDGWCAALDRNTMMCTIYEKRPLICREFETGSEECMNERMGIETAYL
- a CDS encoding lipid A 3-O-deacylase, PagL, whose product is MKRLFCLAAIAAALLGQTSLSQAAGVEFSVGQTGQTTQTYRLGMKFDWDQSWLQSDVGRLTGYWDGAYTYWDGDKGSSNNSLSFSPVLVYEFSGATVKPYVELGVGVAVFSNTKYEEKDFGSAFNFEDRIGFGLRFNGGHEIGIRATHYSNAGIKQPNDGIESYALHYTMPL
- the murI gene encoding glutamate racemase — translated: MIRVAACAVSMNKASDAPVGVFDSGVGGLSVLGEIRALLPAESLLYVADAGHIPYGEKSPEFIRQRCMTIAGFFREQGAKALVLACNTATAAAGAQLREQYPGWPIVGMEPAVKPAAAATRSGVVGVLATTGTLQSAKFAALLDRFAGNVRVVTQPCPGLVELIETGDLFSPTIRALLHSYVEPLLDAGCDTIILGCTHYPFLKPLLREMIPESISLIDTGHAVARQLQRLLGQQELLAEGPARETMFWTSADPTFFGNILPALWKKSDSVRSFGL
- the moeB_2 gene encoding molybdopterin biosynthesis protein MoeB, whose translation is MLSDQELLRYSRQILLQHVDIDGQFKLKQSRVLIVGLGGLGSPVALYLAAAGVGELHLADFDTVDLTNLQRQILHDSHSVGQTKVDSAMARLAAINPEIALVAHPSALDADSLSAAVQAVDLVLDCSDNFATRGAVNAACVAARVPLVSGAAIRLEGQLSVFDPRRADSPCYHCLYGHGSEAELTCSEAGVLGPLVGLVGSLQALEALKLLAGFGEPLVGRLLLIDALTTRFRELKVKRDPGCSVCGEHEQSQ
- the prmC gene encoding modification methylase HemK produces the protein MTIIASLLRSAELPDSPTARLDVELLLAAALGKPRSFLHTWPERIVSSEAALKFASYLQRRQTGEPVAYILGQQGFWKLDLEVAPHTLIPRPETEMLVEAALELVPAFAQSQVLDLGTGTGAIALALASERPAWQVTAVDRVLEAVALAERNRQRLQLDNAKVLSSHWFGSLEGKRFDLIISNPPYIADEDPHLVTGDVRFEPNSALVAGADGLDDLRLIIDQAPAHLNPEGWLLLEHGYDQGAAVRDLLSSHGFEKIQTRRDLGDHERITFGRLPC
- the prfA gene encoding peptide chain release factor 1 — encoded protein: MKASLLNKLDILSDRFEELTALLGDAEVISEQTKFRAYSREYAEVEPIVAAYTQLLKALADLEGAQALLKDSDPDMREMAVEEVRETKQLLADLESQLQRMLLPKDPNDGRNVFLEIRAGTGGDEAAIFSGDLFRMYSRYAERRGWRVEILSENEGEHGGYKEVIARVEGENVYGKLKFESGAHRVQRVPETESQGRIHTSACTVAVLPEPDEQQAIEINPSDLRIDTYKSSGAGGQHVNKTDSAIRITHLPSGIVVECQEERSQHKNRARAMSWLSAKLNDQQTSAAANAIASERKLLVGSGDRSERIRTYNFPQGRVTDHRVNLTLYSLDEVLAGGVDAVIEPLLAEYQADQLAALGE